The Cryptomeria japonica chromosome 2, Sugi_1.0, whole genome shotgun sequence region GAAGAATGGATACCCCGCAATCTTGGATTCTTAACAGAACAGGCAAAATATCTCTACTCTTTTTTAATCCAAAATCTATAGAACAAAATGGTTTAATATTTAAGAGATGTATCCATGGAACCTGAAAGCAGTCACCCATCACAGCCACAAAGGAGTTAGAGATGGATTTCACATCAACCCAATTGCCTGCCTTGTTCCAAATCTGGAAGCCGCCACACTCATCTTCATGCAGAATGGTAAGGCTATTCAGATCCGTATGAGGCGAAAGCCCAATCGATTCGTCCAGAAGTTCAGACGTTACATCATACAAATTCATAAGGAAGATCGCCTTTCCATGGTCGAAGTGAGTGGCAAAGTACTCACTCACCCCAAAGCTCGCAAGAATTATTTTGTGAACTTCGTTCAACAGTACCACCATCTTACTTGTGTATTCTTGCATAGTTTCGCTGTTCCAAAGGCAGTAAAAATTGTGAGGAAAATAAAACCTAGAAAAAATAAAAGCCTTACAAAAGAGAAAAAAGAGGCAGAGCTCATACCAGAAGTTTTGATTCCCATGAGGCCACATGAGACGAGAGAAGTCTCTGAGGGTCTCGGAATGAGAAAGCTCTGCGAGGATTATGCCCTCGCTTTCGTAAAAGGGGATCTTAGATATACCGCCCAAGTAACCCGCTAAAGGATTAGAAGACacgttttttctttttgtttctgtGGGAAGCTTGAAAACTTCCCGGCATGCCTGGTCTGCTTTGAGGAGAAGGTCTGGTGCAATTCCATGGTTTACAATCCGAAAGCAGCCCAGTTCTTGGCAAGCTTCTTTTATTGTCTGTAAACATTTCTGGTCTCCACAGCGAGAGAGATCCAGAGTGGGAATATCATCAAGATTTGCTTCAGACTCGTAAAATGCCATTGCATGAGCCAAAGCAACATGGCATGCAATAGTTTTTGGTATAGAGCGGCCTACACGACAACAATATGGCGTTGAATCCCTAATCTGAGGGCGGCAGAGGCATTTAGGGTTTTTTTGTAAAGGACAGGTGAGTATTGCTATTGCCGATTGAATTTTCGCACA contains the following coding sequences:
- the LOC131062970 gene encoding probable 2-oxoglutarate-dependent dioxygenase AOP1.2, translating into MAFYESEANLDDIPTLDLSRCGDQKCLQTIKEACQELGCFRIVNHGIAPDLLLKADQACREVFKLPTETKRKNVSSNPLAGYLGGISKIPFYESEGIILAELSHSETLRDFSRLMWPHGNQNFCETMQEYTSKMVVLLNEVHKIILASFGVSEYFATHFDHGKAIFLMNLYDVTSELLDESIGLSPHTDLNSLTILHEDECGGFQIWNKAGNWVDVKSISNSFVAVMGDCFQVPWIHLLNIKPFCSIDFGLKKSRDILPVLLRIQDCGVSILLNSPFRCWSFTLY